The Malus domestica chromosome 10, GDT2T_hap1 nucleotide sequence CGTCATAttcagtcttgacgaaaatgcacctgcaaaacaattaacacatttgATCAAGGATCTaaacctcacgcgcccacgaggtggagggttaggccaatggatctccgatgcctaagtcagTTTCTTTGAGAAGAATAAAAAGTAGCTCTTACACCAAATAAGACCAGCATAAAACTGAATAAaatcaaaaatacaaaaaatcttACTTTTGTACACTGCTTTTAAAAAAAGCCGAATAAAATTACGCCTCTAATGGATAGGCACTTCAATTGTCAAATTGCCCAATGAATGTTTTACACAGCAAGTATTCCAAAAGTTactaaaaagtttaaaaaaaaaaaactaataaaaatggcttaaaaactttgatttttaacgataatgacaaaataaatagtaccatgattgactttttagtgtaaaaatatgatttttcgttaaaataaacagtaccgggagctttttgttaaagtttcttTAAAAAATCCAATGGGTATTTACCTACATCATTTTTCCATTAACAATAAAATTCTAACAGCAGCATGACTTTGTCTTGCTTCAAGTTGATCATTTGTGGGCTTCAACCTTCTTCTGTTCTTTGGCTGAAACAATTGGGAGTTGAACAATTACAGTGTTTGAAGATCCAGAACAAGAGAAATCGAcacgaaaaaaaagaaaatgtagGAGTTCGCAAGCCCTTTACTGGTTGAGAGGGCACACTCTTAACCTTGAGTACTTATACTCTATTAAACTTTACTTATTTAAGCCAAGCAGCGCATGCAGCTTCTCCACAAAACTGTCAATGTAGGAGTTCTCAAGGCCTTTACTGGAAAGAAACTCCCTCAACTTTGCATGGTTTCTCCTCACTTCCTTCCCCACCTCGCTCTCCGCATCCATCACATCTCTCACAGCCTTGCAAACACCCTCCTTCGTAAAAACCCCATCTTCCTCTCCCTTCTCAACCTCCACTCCAACTCTCAGATCACGACCCATCACTCTTGCAATGGCTAGCTGATCCGCCACGTTCGGCAGCAGAACAAGCTGGCACTCGCTCACCAGCCCCTCCATCAACGACGATGAACCGCAATGCGTCACGAAGGGTGCTTCAACATCAATGGCTGCTGCACCCAACCCCAACTCACAACCCCTCTTCCTTTTACCCTCCCTTCAAACCCTTCCGGCAACGCTGACTCGATCGCTTCAACTCCCATCGGCGGCTTCAGTGCAGCGAAGAAGGGTAAACCCGTGAGCTCAAAACCCAACAACAATTCTTGAAACTGATCAATTTTCAGAACGCATTCAGTTCCAAACGCACAATATATCACGCTTTTCGCTTCGAACCTTTCAAGCCATTTTGCCCACTTCTCGTCCAACTCTGTAGTCGGGGTCTCTGGCACCAACGGCCCTGCGAGAAGCACCGGCTTTCTCAATTGGGTTTCAAGATAATCGCAGTACTTCCCTTCCATCTCCCTACAAGTCCTGAAAGCCGCCGCGTCGCAGTCGTTCAAGGAGATCATTTGGCGCTCGATGAATTTCCTCCCGCTGCCGAACTCCTTCAGCAGGAATGGCGCCAGCATTCGAGCTTCGTGTGCTGGTAGCTTGATTGAAGATGGTGGAAAAGATGGCGGCGGGTTGACAAGATCGTAGATAAGATCATCTTCCGTCAACACCGATTTCTCCATTAGTACTTTTCTTTCTGGGCTTCTCACATAACCCACAAATGCAGGACTAATAATGATGTAGTTTATAGATTTAATGCCTGTACCTAGCTGACGTAATAGTTTTGGCAACCATGGCGTGAAGTCGAAGAAAACAAAATCAGGGTTTAGTTCACAGATTGCTTGCAGGATTGCTGGCTGTGTGAGGTCCATGGCGGCCATAATGAGAGAGTAGGAAGGGATAGGGACATCGTTTGTGGTTTCAGCGCCCGGCGGAAGGCCGTCGACGTGAGGGACGGTGATGGGGATGAAGGATATGAGATGAGGGTGGAGGTTTAAAGCTTGTAATTTTTGCTGGGTTTTGGTTGGTACGAAGAAGGAGATTCTGTGGCCTCTTTCAGCTAGCTTGTTGGAGAGGTGGAGGTAGGAGGTTAAGTGTCCCATGGCAAACCATGGATACATTGCAATGTGAAGGTATGGCAATGGCTGGTAACCTATGATGCATGGACACAGACACGGATACGGGGATACGACACGATACAACACGGGGATAcgtcaaatttcaaaaaatgaGGACACGATACGTCAGGGATACGGCAATTAAAAAtatgtataaataaataaaaataaatatatctaaaacattataaaataagCATTCAAATTTATTACTCAAGTTCAAATTTATTTCAATAAACTCTAAACAGCTAGAAAGATAGTCCATCCAACAAGCAATTAGTcttaaaacttgaaaaagtaaaaagaacATCCAaacgaaattaaaaaaaaaaagtctcatTCAACTTCCACGTTCATGATGTCTCCTCCATTAATCAAAGTAGTCTCCAATGACGGTTCATCAAGTGAAAGGTTAGCAATATCAAGCATCCCAACACTTTCTTCACCCAAGTTTTCAAAGCCATCTCCTCCAACATCCCACAATTGAGTAACACCTTCTTTGTAGGTTGAGCTATTTCTTGATAAAAGACGAAGATTATTATGCACAAATACCAAATCCTCGGCTCTTTGTGGTGTAATCTTGTTCCTTCTTAGTGAGTGAATAAAACTGTaagtgctccaatttctttcacaacaaGAGGAGGAACAAGGTTGTCCAAGTAGCTTCAACGCTATGGATTGGAGACTAGGTGTAGAAGCTTCATGGACAATCCACCACATTACTGGTTCCAAATGAAACCTATCATTCATAGAATCAATAGCTCCAAAGTCATTCAAGCACATAGAGAAAGAGGCATACTCCACATTGATACTTCTTCTAATTTCCTCATTGGAAAAGTATCTCTCAAAACACTTTTTCCTTTCAGTTGTAAGCTCAACATCTCGGTGTGGAGCAACCCGACTAGGGTCTTCTTGGAGCCATTCTGAACTATAATacctaaaataaaagaaatagcaCTTTAAAAATATAATCATAAAGCTAAAGATTAATTTGGAAGAGTTTATAAGGATATTAGCAAAAGCATTACCTTGGATTTAATGAATGCGCCAAACAATGAAGTGGTGTGCTACTTTTAGTCCATCGCTCTAATAAAATGCGATACACCGCATCAAAAAAGCTGTTTTTTTCATGTAATGCCTTGCGCTCATTCCTGTAGATAGCAGCTTTCACCTTTTCAATCATAACATCCCACCACTCATACACCAAGTGAAGACAAGGCTTATCTGTGTCAGCCATTCTAATAGCCTCATATATTGGAGCTGTAAAGAAAAGAATATAATCAATCTTCTCCCAAAAGTACTCATCCAATATTTTTTGCTTCACCGTCATTGCTTTAACCAAATCATCTTCTTTGTACAAAGCCCAATTCGGGCTAATCACCATTTGTTGTAAACCTTCCTTTACTTCCTTAAATCTTCTAAGCATCACAAGTGTGGAAGCAAATctgaaaaaattttaaattaggaTAGCTCATAattgaataagaaaaaaaaaggaaaaaaagtggAGAAAACAAACCTTGTTTCGGCAATGGAGAGCAACTTTAGTTTGCAATGTTCATTAAACATAGACAATCTCATGCTATGGTTCATAATAAAATTTTTTATGGACCAAACATCACCAGCAATAGTTGAAATCCAATTGCAGTCATCGTACGAAACATCTGTTTGTTTCGGAGAGCATATACTCTTCAAAGCAAGATTAAGAGTGTGAACAACACAGGGTGTCCAAAAGATATGGGGATAGTGGGCCTCAATAAGTAACCCAGCAGCTCTACAGACAGGAGCATTGTCAGTGATCACTTGAACAACATTTTCATGACCAATTTCTTTAATAGCTTCTGTAAGGAAGTTGGCAATACAATGCTTGTCTTTATATTCACCTTCACAATTAATTGCCCTCAAGAACATTGGCCCGCTTTCACAAGTTGCCATAATATTAATAAGTGGTCTCCTTTGTGCATCTGTCCACCCATCACTGCACAAACTTACACCTTTAGTGCTCCATGTGCGCTTGATTGGTTGGAGGCATTGCTCAATGTGACTCTTCTCTTGTTGCAAAAGAGTAGTCCGTAGTGCATTGTAACCTGGTGGAACATACCCTGGAAGTGTAGAAGCTCGAACATATGAGTTTCGATAGTGCGGATTTCTTGCAAGGTTAAATGATAAGCCACATGTATAAAACATCCTTGCAACTTCAGCATCACACTGATCTCGAGCTTCCTTGTTAAAAGCTTTACTAAGAGGCCCACTTGTTCCCTTTCTCTTCTTTGGATCAAGATTCACTTCGGGTAGATCATAACAGAAAGAACCAGTATTGGGCAAAGAAACATTCTTAGGAGCAGAACTCTTCAGCTTATATTCACACTCTCGAATTAACTTTTTCATTTCTGCAAGATTTTCATCAGTAACCTTGCTGCAAGGTGCGACCCCGTTTCCAGCcatttttaacaaatgaaaCTTGACCCTAGAGTATGATCCTTTGTAAGTTTTCTGACAATAATTGCATTTAAATTCAGCATTCCCTCCTCCTCTTTTTCCCACTTTTTCGAGCTTTTTGACATACTTCCACAACGGAGTATGATAATTTTCAACAATCTCATCCGGATTAGCATTATCATCCGAATTAGCATTATCATCCGGATTAGCAATATCATTCGCATGATTATTAGGGTGATTCATTTTCCTAAATCAACAAACATATAAAGAGTAATAGTTAATCCactgtaaaaacaaagttattaTAATCTAAATATCCATACCACTacacaataatatattataatatacaaaatacaataatattataataacaaaaaaagttaaaacaGAAAAGCAAAAGTCGTCAGATGGACTATGGGGAATGGATgggtattattattataatattatattattgttCTTGGGGAATCAAATTGTCTTGGAATGGGTATTATAATGTTGTTGTCTTCCAATGGGTATTATAATATTGTTGTCTTCCAATGGGTTGAACTTGAAACTTGAATCAGTAAAGCTGAGACCTGAGACTGGTTAAAAAAACGAAAGCTCAC carries:
- the LOC139188371 gene encoding uncharacterized protein, whose translation is MNHPNNHANDIANPDDNANSDDNANPDEIVENYHTPLWKYVKKLEKVGKRGGGNAEFKCNYCQKTYKGSYSRVKFHLLKMAGNGVAPCSKVTDENLAEMKKLIRECEYKLKSSAPKNVSLPNTGSFCYDLPEVNLDPKKRKGTSGPLSKAFNKEARDQCDAEVARMFYTCGLSFNLARNPHYRNSYVRASTLPGYVPPGYNALRTTLLQQEKSHIEQCLQPIKRTWSTKGVSLCSDGWTDAQRRPLINIMATCESGPMFLRAINCEGEYKDKHCIANFLTEAIKEIGHENVVQVITDNAPVCRAAGLLIEAHYPHIFWTPCVVHTLNLALKSICSPKQTDVSYDDCNWISTIAGDVWSIKNFIMNHSMRLSMFNEHCKLKLLSIAETRFASTLVMLRRFKEVKEGLQQMVISPNWALYKEDDLVKAMTVKQKILDEYFWEKIDYILFFTAPIYEAIRMADTDKPCLHLVYEWWDVMIEKVKAAIYRNERKALHEKNSFFDAVYRILLERWTKSSTPLHCLAHSLNPRYYSSEWLQEDPSRVAPHRDVELTTERKKCFERYFSNEEIRRSINVEYASFSMCLNDFGAIDSMNDRFHLEPVMWWIVHEASTPSLQSIALKLLGQPCSSSCCERNWSTYSFIHSLRRNKITPQRAEDLVFVHNNLRLLSRNSSTYKEGVTQLWDVGGDGFENLGEESVGMLDIANLSLDEPSLETTLINGGDIMNVEVE